The following DNA comes from Augochlora pura isolate Apur16 chromosome 6, APUR_v2.2.1, whole genome shotgun sequence.
AGTGGATTTCGTTGTTCCTCGGGGGTAACTGTCTCGCGAAGAAATACGGGACGCTGAAGAGACGAGAGTCCCGCAAATAAATCGGCGAAGATTATGCGCGCACCGGTCATTCGCGAGGCGTTACGGGTTATGGGGAAAAATCGTGCGCCCCGTGGCGTACGCCTTTCCATTCTCGCTGCGCCGTCAACCGCTAGGGTTGGGATCAAGTTTAATGTTTCTTTACGAAATCGAgtcaatttcaataacaaagTTTCATGGATTTGGATTATTTGACAAAACTGGGAAAggtttagaaaaaatatagaattgttttcgaacatattttgtaatttcttctttaactgcaatgtttcaaaaattccGTATTTCTCAATCTacgttataaattttcattttcaatttttacttcacAAATGAACTGATAAAATGTGTTAATTTGTAGTTCATTTCTATGCAAAAACTGATATTTATtgacatttaaaattgatatttattgatatcTAACTCTAATatttactgatatttaaaactGATATTTCGagtaacattaattatttattaattctgtgAAAAATGTGGACAATAGAGAATCATTCCcgtcttttattatttttaactcacgaaaatcaatttgaacATAAAAAGTCCATTACGTATGTCACGCTTTAGCATTTTTAATCCCTAACCTTGACTTACAAAAACTGACTGTGACAAAGGTTACCTTCGTTTGTTGCTCTACgtaagttaaaaaaaattgtatgttGATTATAATTTTCCACTTATTATAAaacggatgaatattcataaagGTCGTACAGTGTTTCAGTTCGATCTACTTGTactcaataaatattcatatttattctaaccaatttgaaattttcatcgctGGTCGGATTCGATGTTGCACGAGCAGGGTTCAATTGAAACTTAATTATCTATCGATCATTATTTGATGACTTCGTATCAATACACAATTAactaagaattttttaataaattttaccgTTGCAACAgctattaaattatgaattaaataatgattgaatttcttaatttctattaaagtTAACATTTAGGAGGAGTTGATTAagctattttttaatgtaaattcaaATAGAATGTCTAGTGTTCTATTCAAGTCTTACAATTGCTatcaattgttaataactcttcAGAATTTCTGCCAATTGATCTCAACTATACCAGCTGATATTATCACGTGcgattaatagaaaaatattacaacatcttgaaaaatttttctattaacaaGAGAGTGAACTTAGGACTTCGAATTTggcgtataaaaataaatagttcatATGCAAACCAGGAAATGCAAAAcagagtatttaaaaaatttacgtaAAATACTATGTTCACTTATCTACGAGAAGTAAATGtgtgcaaaattaatatatcttgCAATTAAGTCAGACAACTTTtcatttgcaaaaaaaaagacaCAGCGCTACAATAATTAAAGCGAATGAAGCTATTGCAACAATTGAATTTCATGACATTGAAATTTCCATAGTACGGTTTCTTCCGGTCACCGAAACTACGAAGctcaaaattaacaaaatcatTCCTACATAagtaaatgcaaataaatggaattacgTTTGAAAGTCTGTGAAGTAAGGGAATATTTGAACGTTGAAACGATAAAGAGCGCGTAtcttaaatgtataataaattttaaaacattcggGGATGTGGCCAATTAGAGAAcatatttaagtaaaaacGGCGCCATTAACGGAAGATGTTAGTCCGCAGTGATCTGTCCGGTGAGAAACgctttgcattttatttgttatttcagtgtataaataaaaaaatccgTGTACAGTGTGCATTTGTTTAGAGTTCGTTCGCAGAAcgtaaaagtattaataaatcacgGAATTTGTTATTGAAGGAGAGAGGGTAAATTTCTTACTCTCTTTTCTTCGTCCGAATCTCTCGTCCGCTACttgaattattcattcgaGCAACAACGTAAGAGCTACGGAACAACATTGCGAGGTCGCGAAACAAAAGTTCGTCTCGATTCAGGCACCGTCACGGCCACCTTAGAATCCCCTAATCTCTCCGCCGTACGATCACGTCCGATAAACGAGATAACGGGCATCATAATTTTCTCTAAAGCGACCGAGAACATCAATCGGTGGATTAATCGTTAAACCACCCGACCATTCTTCTTTACAGGATGCGCGATTTTTTAGCCAGCGATTGCAACAGAATTGCATCGTTCGCTCTGTACTTATTAAGAAATCGCGATATCGGGAATAACTAAAATCGCACtatccgacgcgacgcgacttcTAATAAAAACttcgaataaagaaagaattccTCCAGTCACGTGTGACGGCTTGACGGTTCCGACGATAATATTTCACGCGAATCGTCAGGGGGGATCGAGTTATGTAACTTGTCGTTTTATATGTAATTCGATTTGCTGTTTGAACAATGatcgaaattttaaagaaaaacattatgttataatacaCCTGACCATATACAGCTGCAGACAGGTGTCTGAACAAACTGAACATAGTATATAAACCAAAGTAAATTGCGAGCTTTCGCAAACGTTCGCGAATATAGTGATCAAGAGGAATCTTTGATACGAAGTAAGATAAATCAaggattataaattgttaatctcCTTTCGAAAAccttttattaactatttcgTATTTCGtttgaattcttttatcatcgtgcaattgttttgttaatataGTTGATGTATACCAGAGCTTTGCCATTTTCATTtgcgtataaataatattagagtatatataaaaattaaaaaatatattaagtacTCATGGCaaagaataattatgtttaaCATAGCAATTatgtgataattatttttagtataaaattaaataattggagGATCGAGGCTGTTGGAAAGAAAGTTGTAGagcaaattatataaaagaaaaaaggcgAGACAAGACggtaaaattttacaaattcgttAAAGAGTTGCGatgtttttcaaaatgtttctCAAGAGCGATTTCACAATGAATGTATCAGTACTACAAAAACAGAGCACATAACTGGCGGTGCAAACCAGAAGCTGTCCTCACTGTATCAACTAAAGATGAACTTGCTGATATCTCGTCGATAAGCGATGTCACTTATCGATAAATTGACCTATcgacgatattaataaattatcgataatattttctatatgcAAATGTACAATGGCACGATCTGAGACAAAATATTTAGCGAATGTGAAAAACCTATTTTATTAgaacgttatttaaaaattcacaattGAAAGCAGTTTTATGACCGcggttatttttttataaaaaaatactgtGCCTTTCTATACTATTCGTGATaagcttaaattaaaaatattaaatattacgatttatttaattcattctgCATTTTGATAACATACATAGgtagattaattaatagaactgtataagttatatatatagttgtataaacattatatatGATTAGAACGTGATTAAGATATCATTAGTTGCATAGAAAAGTTGATGATCAATTACTGTAAGACAATAAGTAGGACATTATCGATGAAAAGtatcaataattatcgatattaaatGAGCCCGCCTCCTGGTATCAGAAACTTATCAACAAGGTGGTGCTTCGAGTGGGTCCCCATTGTTTCCATAAAACCTATAAAAGAAGCGGCAGCGGGGCGCGTGAACCGAGACAAACGTGACAATTACGAGGTGATCATCGGGCAACGAGAGCAACAATGGCCGTCGCATCTCCGTTACTGCTGCGTTCGtacaaaatatactatatagaCGATTTGAGATTAACAGGAACCGAGAAACATTCTAACCAGCTCTGTTTACAGTGTACCCAGCTCTGCTCACCTCGTTGGCGCAGAACAATTACACGATCTTTCCGAACGAGCTTGGAGAACCATTCCTAGTCCAACTGAACTACGAAGCACTGAGTGAACTAGAAACCACTACTTTGGCATCTGATCTAAATTCTATCACCTTCACGCTGTTCACACGGTtcgagacaattttttaaattactgcTTGTGTTCGAAAGTGTGCGATTTTCTTTTGCGAAGAACCTTTATCAGATGTCGCAACAAATTAACTACTCAACTTTCCAGTTCAATTTTGCTTTCACAAAATATCTTTATCAATGTTATCGCAGTTAGTGTTCGAAAGTGTGCGATTTTCTTTCGTGAAGAACATTTGTTAGATGTCGCAACAATTTACAGATCCTGAGGAAATAATCATAAGGGTGGAATTCGTGGTACAAGTAAGTAAAAGGTGATTCTACGAGGAAAgataagaaacaaatttggtataaaatttcTTGGAGCTCCATTTTCGATAGAGTCGACTTCAAAGTTTGTTCGTGTATGTAAAGTATTTAGTTAGAATCTGTTCTTCTACCGCAAGTGTCTCCGTTCGTGatactgtttacaaacattgataattatagaaacattCCGTTCACTGGATGATTCGcagcaattaatatttgtgaatAGTATCATTGACAGAGGAAACTGCGGGAAGAGAGTGGACAGctaaattctttataaaaatgaagaaacttTGAAAccgattttcttgaaaaatggaaagatgttatattaaatttgtttttttgaATCGCTGTACTACGAATTCCGGTCCATTCTGTATAcacaaaaattttatcaatcaagagaattattattattattattatttagtttcacCTTTTCACACTGTTGCTATTAAAACCGCGGATCTATACTttgctaataatttaaatgagtCGACAGTAACACAACAGtacattcgaaataatattttacttatttcgaCTCTcgtttttttgttaaaaatatctaaaacgAGAGTCCAATCATCGTACGCATtacgaaaatacaaaataaaccctttgcactcatagccatttgaactgtaattttaaataattttcctagctCATAGTATTCTTGTTGTATAGAACAAAGTTCACTTTTATatatacgaaattgaattaattaaccatttttaattttttaaatctaaactttgttcttataaatattatcttgggagatgataaaacaattatactgGTGCAttagagtcaccgctcgagatAAAAGGGTTATGAGCATGAAAATTTGAGATACAAAAACCTATCTTGAATTTCAGACGAAACCCAACAAACGGCCAAATTCTAAAACTAAACGATGCGGGCACCGTCTCGATGAGCAACTGGAACAAAAATAGGGAGACTGTAATCGTCACTCACGGTTGGAAGAGCAAAGGAACGAGTTCATCCTGCACCCTAGTCCGCGATGGTAACATAAAACGCTATTCTCTCAGCAACGATCGCCAGGGTTCGCGGCACTGTATAATCGggaaatgattattttacaGCGTTCCTACAGGTTTTGGACAGTAACGTGATCGTGGTCAACTGGGAACAAATAGCCAATAACGTGAACTACGCGCAAGTAGCGAAGAGTGTTCCGGCAGTGGCCGATCACGTGGCAAGTTTCGTGAACAGCCTGCGGCAGAGATCGGGCCTGAAGACCTCCGCCTTGAAGATGGTCGGGCACTCCCTCGGTGCCCACGTCGTCAGTCTAGCGGCGAAAACGGTGTCAAAAAGCAGCCTGGTTGCCGAAGTAATCGGTGAGTGAAACTCCTTGCGAGAGGATTTCAAGATGTATTTAGATTTCGCCCGAAGTTCTAAACAGGCAGTCCCTAACGCTTCAGCGTCCGAGCAAAGTGCATTTGCAATCTTTGCGCGGCTCCGAGACTCAAGATGGCGGCGCACGTCTAAAGTCGGCAAACAAAACAAGCTCGCAAACAGATCCTTCAGCCGGGACGCATTGCGAGAAAGCAAATTTGCATTCCATTCAACCGCTGCGCGGTCTGTTTGATGCTTTGCCGTACTGTTCTCGGTCGTATAATGCGCGCAGGGTGAAAAATAATGTGGCTCGTGCAATACGCCGTTGCTGTCCGAAAGTTAAAATCTCTTTCATCATCCTTTAGTGTGTCGCGTTTGAAAAAGTAGCGAAGCGAAGGCGAGTGACGCGGTGTAGAGGCGAAAATGAATGGAAGATGAAGAGGGGGATGGTCTACGAAACTTCGAAACTTATTTTTGGACAATACCAAACATAATGTTCCGTTATTTGTTAACCGACACCGTAATTGGACTGGGCGTGGATGATGGTTCGAAGTTGCCGAGAGAAAACAGAGACGAAAGAGGATCTCGAGGGAAAGTTTTGATTGGCAACCTGAACCTAATTAATGAAAACGTATATAGTTATAACCAGCTAACTCGAAACTCCAGCAATTCCGTAAACATGGGGAAAAATCAGTAATAGtagatagaaataattgttccaaTTGTTACGAAGatagaattttaatgacaattatttagaaacaGATACTAGCAGAGATATAAGGAACAATTagattgatatttaaatatttctaattacagCTCTCGACCCAGCCGGTCCAATGTTCGACACTGATAATCCCAATAACAGGGTAGACCGATCCCACGCCAAAAACGTTCAAGTTGTTCACACGAGTATATTAGGACTGTCCAAGGCTGTCGGCAAATCTGACTTCTATGCCAACGGAGGATCAAAACAACCTGGATGTTCCACCGACTTAGTGGGTAAATGTTCAACTTGGTTCTATTATTGTTCAACTGgcattctaaattaattacgaacaGATCTCTTTTTAAATCACTTGTCATTTAAAAACCAAGTATTGCAGTTCACTAACAATCCTCATGAAGAAACtcagattttaataatctttagTTCCATTCAATTCTCccatacaaattaaattactagaagaactattacaatatactatattgtattatatactatatgtatacaatagaCATATTGCATAAGGCATTACTTGTACTTCTTTGAGCTATTCATGGGAGGACACCAACTTCGTCGAAAATTCAGCTCCTTTGATTTTTGTGCAGTCTTCGAAAATTAGACTTCCGACCTTTCAAAATCTGCTACAGTATTTACGATGCAAATTATAGGATTTCATACTACATAGTACAGTAAATTCCTTTGTATTCCTTTAAACAGGTGCTTGTGCTCATGGACGCAGCTATGAGTATTACAGTGAATCTATCAAACACCCAAAAGGATTCCCAGGAACTCCACGAAATGGTGGTGCAATTGCATACATGGGTGGACCTACTCTTGACCCAAAGTAACTCATACTTTACTATCGCATAATCGTGTACgtatttaacatattaaatCTGAGTTTAATTCATGTTCCCTATGTTACAGTGCTCATGGTTCCTATGACTTCAAAACCGCAAGTAATCCACCTTACATAACTGGTAAATGAGAAGATTTTGCAATTCTTACGGCGATGCACTTGAATAAATCTCATCAATTTTAATCCTACCTATTTCTTAAATCACATCAccatgtaattaaaattcatttacgactacattattgttattatggtaaaaatatttcgaataagaaatactaatatttgtaaataatgtgatgttaattaaagaaatttacgaaatatgaaataatatgaataatttactaaatatatataactaaaaatattcggaTTCTTTGAAACGCCTAATAGATTAGTTTAAATTAgtgtataaaagaaaatataatttttacttaccGCTACCATGTCTTCTATCGCCTGAGTAGATTTAGATCCCAGCATGACCATGCCCATAGAAATACCAGCTGCTTCTCCAGTAACAGCATCATCTTGATAGAGATTAAACTTCAATTGTTCATACACGTCCTGTCTGTGGGAGCCCATAGCGGCCAGACCCAATCCCAAACAACCCCCGTGACGAACCATCTGCAAAACAAAAACGTTACATATTGTAGATATATATTACATCAATGAACTGTTTCAAAGTCCGAAAAATAATGATGTTAAACTTGCCTCATTTTGCGCATCCTTTAACTGTCCGAGTAAATAATCCGTAATGACTGCACCATGATTCGCGTGAATTAGTCCTAACGCATACAAACCACCTCCTTCAGAATAACCAGCACCAGCACCTGTATCTCTGGGGAGGTAGGACTGCATTAATGCTAAAGCCTCTTGTTCGTGTCCTCTATGGATCACACCTAAAGACGCTGTTGCGGTAAGCTTAGCCCAATTTGTGGCTCTTGCCAACCATTCTAAATTATCCCTGAAACATTGCGTCACCTAGGTCAATAGTGTCCAAAGAAACTTCCAAATTGTCCATGAAATGCGATGCATCAAGGAAAgtgaaaaaattcaaagattAATTACCTCAAAAATTGGTCGCTGGTCGTGCCGGAATGCATATATGCATTAGCGATTACTGTGGCAGTATGACAAATAGAAACTCTAATCGTGTCCTtggtatttttcaatatcaacATATCAGTCTGATTACTACGAATTAAGAATTGCAAATGCAGATCGATAGAAATTTCCCCTCCCAAAATACTCAACAGTGCATCTACACGCTTCTGTTGTTCGCGTTCTTCGGCGTTctaaaagtagaaaataaaagttcatGGAGTTTTATATCTTGCATAGATCCCTATTAACTAGTTTTCAAAAGGAGAAATCTAAAATACGTTCTTAGTCAAAACAGATGATCGCTTCTACTCTACGTTCGAAGCCTGGAGTTAAAAAAATGGGGATATTATAACTATGAGCGTATTTCAAGTGTcttctttcgaaaattaaattataactaatCATTACAGTTACATTATTCCTATTGCTTACCAGACTTTCGACGCTACGTTGTTCTTTATCTTCTGGAGCAGGTGTACTAGGTTCAGTTTCCATAGGGGTAGCAGTGACTGTAGTACTGTTAGTAGTAGATTCAGTACTAACATCCGTAGCTGGTTTCACAGCTGGCTTAACAATAGGTTTGACCATAAGAGCTCCCGGAATAGGTGCTGTTGCTCTTAGAGCTTGTAAGACACAACCAAGGAACTGCTGAGTAGCCGATTCATACAAATCAAACGCGATTTGATAGGCCATAAGAACCCAATCTTCCGAGCCTTTACTCAGTTTGTTTAAGAGCTCAGCAACAGCTAATGGATCGTCAAGAAATATCAGGCATTGACACATGTTGACATAGTCCGGTGTCCCTAAATTACGATAAAGGCTCACTAAGCAGCGAAGAACAGTGTTACGGAATCCACGGTTCTGAATGAGGCTCATCACAACTTGAAAAGCATAGGACAACATGCCACTCACGTCatcctataaaaataaaatttaatgagaGTCAATAAAAAGCTTATGACATGTAAATTCATAGTTTGCGCTTCATTTGTATTCTGTCTGTTCTTACCGATTGCAAGATTGCAGTTTCCAAGATATCCATTCTTCTTGTTTCAAGAGCAAGACCTAATGCTTGCCTATACTGATTATCATCTAAACACCGTTGGAACATTCTGTTGACAATGCCTTCCAACCTCGGATCAATGCCTTTGCTATCCGGTGGTAATTTTCCTTCAGCTTCCAGAACACGTTGCTGAGTGTAATAATCAATACATTtagctgaaaataaaattagaaccaattaatttaataaatttaataaaaaaacacgTATAATGGCAGTCAAGACACTTACCAATGGTAGTATCTACATATTCATTACGAGCATTAACATCAAAGAGATTTCCAGCTCCTAAAGCATAGGTAAGAGAATCTTCAAAACTTCCTAAATGGTAATAAACTTTGCTAGCAATTAATGCAGCTAAGTCATGTTGAGGAAATCCTTTATCTTCGTGCAGAATTTCACTAAAAAGTAAAACGTTCATTgttaaatacaatagaaagatatataaacataacaagTTTTGCAGCAGAAAACACATACATTTTTTCTATAGCCTCAGAAATCTCTGGCCAAAATTCATCAACGAGCATATCCAATTTTCGCAGAGCTAACTCCTTCATTTCCTGTACTGGCTCCTCCAGAAGGGCGATAATGCCCGCTGAAacaataagaattattaattaaatttacgtCGTTAGATTTGCAAAATAATGTGTTAAAATGTAAGATAAAAATACAGCGATCACGATAAAGTTAATGacaagatttataattaagtaagcgattatatttttcacttcGAAACTAAAGTTAGAGGTTATGATCCACGAGATTTGCAAATCATTCCATGCATAGTGATAAGCACAATGTGAAAATTTACTGTGAagtacattattaatataattttaaatatagtataatataacactTCGAATAAGTCTCTTACCTGCGGATGTAACATTCATGTTGGGTCTCATTGGCTATAAATTCCTTCGGTAAAAACTCGGACAGACAGTTTGATGGCAAGCTATGAACACGCCAAACAAATTCAACTGAAACATGCCACAAACTTTCGTAATGATAACCAACGTGACAAgtagaaaatcaaatatcacACGATGCTGTACTTCTTATATGTTACATAGCATTAAATGATATATCATCTTTgtctaaacaaataaaaatcttttaataacagatatctgttttttaaaatagaatataatattataaaaatttacttctTCAAATTTTAGACTTCGTGGATGGTATCACTGCAGCAGGAACTTCATGATTGTGTACAATAATGTACTCTGCTCCTGCACATTTTCGTGCTCCTTAAGCTGGCTCGcacatccccaccattttactgcgcaCCTGGCTTTGCGCAAGTactgaagaagaagaacgaaaTACGATGTAGAGAAACAGAATGAGACCTAACAAAGTATATGTGCAGTTGTGCACATGGATACGAAACCTAGTCTACCTTTACTTTGTCATGCTTCCGATCTCACTCTTCCCGCGCATTCGCTCGGTTGGCGCACCCTTTAAGCAAACTtcgtgaaattctatttataaaaaagcttcaactttcaaataaatgatatCTGTTCTGTCCattgtatttgtttatatctataaaataacggattttattatttgaagcttctttaaaattcgaatttcgcgCCGCGTGCCTCTGATGGCACGCTAATCAAAATGGATGCGCGAAACGAGTAAGCTACAAGCACGTAGAGTGAAACAAGTTACATCCGTTCGTCGGTGTGACCTGTTCTACATGTAGTTGCGTTGATTTCATGCTCTCTTGCTTACTCGCtatttccctctctttctttgaATGGCTCGCCAGTAAATCGCCAACCAATCAAAGcaatgaaatttctatattgacCCTTGCTAACGGTTCGTGCTACGGCCTGGAGGTGTGCGGTAGTAGGACCAGTTATTATCTTTATGCTATTGTGACTTGGGATATCTTAGAACTGTAACCTGTTTGTGCGATACGTGTAACTATGTGCTTACAGTGTTTTACGgaacaacaataatattaatgttactaTAATGGCagagaaaacgaaaacgaTGAGTCACGTGAAACATATTCCAAAAGATGCTCAGGTTATAATGTCTATAATGAAAGACATGGGAATAACTGATTACGAACCGAAGGTTATAAATCAGCTACTCGAATTTACATATCGTACGTATTATacttttgtaatttctttggTATTAAGAATCTGCTGTTCAGAATACTCATTAACGTACTTGATTATTTTGTATCAACTGTTCaaaacgatttataaaataacttgttTACAATGCGTAGGTTATGTTACTTGTATATTGGATGACAGTAGAATTTATGCGAACCAtgcgaaaaagaaattcattgaCCTGGATGATGTTAGGTTGGCGGTTAAAATGCAATTAGAACGCACATTCACGAATCCACCACCAAGAGATGTATTGTTGGATGTTGCTCGTGCTAAAAACAATATACCATTACCGTTTGTGAAGCCTAGTAATGGTCTCAGGTTACCGCCTGATAGATATTGCTTAAATGCA
Coding sequences within:
- the LOC144470877 gene encoding pancreatic lipase-related protein 2 isoform X1; its protein translation is MAVASPLLLLYPALLTSLAQNNYTIFPNELGEPFLVQLNYEALSELETTTLASDLNSITFTLFTRRNPTNGQILKLNDAGTVSMSNWNKNRETVIVTHGWKSKGTSSSCTLVRDAFLQVLDSNVIVVNWEQIANNVNYAQVAKSVPAVADHVASFVNSLRQRSGLKTSALKMVGHSLGAHVVSLAAKTVSKSSLVAEVIALDPAGPMFDTDNPNNRVDRSHAKNVQVVHTSILGLSKAVGKSDFYANGGSKQPGCSTDLVGACAHGRSYEYYSESIKHPKGFPGTPRNGGAIAYMGGPTLDPNAHGSYDFKTASNPPYITGK
- the LOC144470984 gene encoding 26S proteasome non-ATPase regulatory subunit 1-like, producing MRPNMNVTSAAGIIALLEEPVQEMKELALRKLDMLVDEFWPEISEAIEKIEILHEDKGFPQHDLAALIASKVYYHLGSFEDSLTYALGAGNLFDVNARNEYVDTTIAKCIDYYTQQRVLEAEGKLPPDSKGIDPRLEGIVNRMFQRCLDDNQYRQALGLALETRRMDILETAILQSDDVSGMLSYAFQVVMSLIQNRGFRNTVLRCLVSLYRNLGTPDYVNMCQCLIFLDDPLAVAELLNKLSKGSEDWVLMAYQIAFDLYESATQQFLGCVLQALRATAPIPGALMVKPIVKPAVKPATDVSTESTTNSTTVTATPMETEPSTPAPEDKEQRSVESLNAEEREQQKRVDALLSILGGEISIDLHLQFLIRSNQTDMLILKNTKDTIRVSICHTATVIANAYMHSGTTSDQFLRDNLEWLARATNWAKLTATASLGVIHRGHEQEALALMQSYLPRDTGAGAGYSEGGGLYALGLIHANHGAVITDYLLGQLKDAQNEMVRHGGCLGLGLAAMGSHRQDVYEQLKFNLYQDDAVTGEAAGISMGMVMLGSKSTQAIEDMVAYAQETQHEKILRGLAVGIAFTMYGRLEEADPLLTSLCADKDPILRRSGMYTLAMAYCGTGNNQAIRKLLHVAMTFYEVRVFKELMVIRMEACARY
- the Taf9 gene encoding TBP-associated factor 9 — translated: MAEKTKTMSHVKHIPKDAQVIMSIMKDMGITDYEPKVINQLLEFTYRYVTCILDDSRIYANHAKKKFIDLDDVRLAVKMQLERTFTNPPPRDVLLDVARAKNNIPLPFVKPSNGLRLPPDRYCLNATNFKLRNAPKKGVGKQLHSLVGNNVQGSQSKIKMEGNKTGLSIVKRPGTLATVARTQTISIPKPVLKFSTASAGPATVKAQVAKPKIQISSGQTMPPVKMEMEDSMKRKREDDDYDIP
- the LOC144470877 gene encoding pancreatic lipase-related protein 2 isoform X2, whose amino-acid sequence is MAVASPLLLLYPALLTSLAQNNYTIFPNELGEPFLVQLNYEALSELETTTLASDLNSITFTLFTRRNPTNGQILKLNDAGTVSMSNWNKNRETVIVTHGWKSKGTSSSCTLVRDAFLQVLDSNVIVVNWEQIANNVNYAQVAKSVPAVADHVASFVNSLRQRSGLKTSALKMVGHSLGAHVVSLAAKTVSKSSLVAEVIALDPAGPMFDTDNPNNRVDRSHAKNVQVVHTSILGLSKAVGKSDFYANGGSKQPGCSTDLVLVLMDAAMSITVNLSNTQKDSQELHEMVVQLHTWVDLLLTQMLMVPMTSKPQVIHLT